From the genome of Acidobacteriota bacterium:
TGCGGGATCTCGTGGGCGGCGGCGGCAATCGCGGTGCTGATGCCGAGCGGAACGGAGGTGAGCGTGGCCGCGGCGATGATGGCGCCGTCGACGAACGTGTGCACCGCGTCGCCGATGATGATGAGCCACGCCGCCGTCGCGTGCACCTGGCAGTCGTCGTCGTCGTGGCAGTGGCGCCAGAGCAGCACCTTCTCGAGCACGAAGAAGGTGACGATGCCGACCAGCAGCGTCGAGAAGACCCACTCCGGCGCCAGCGATTCGAGAGCCTCGGGCACGAGCTTCAGCAGCGCCGCACCGAGCAGGGTGCCCACGGCGTAGCTGATGAGCCACGAGACGAGGACCTTGCGGGCTCGATCGGTGATGAGCGTGACGCTCGCCGCGGCGAGCATCCCGCCGATGCTGCCCGCGATGCTCAAGCCGACGGCGACGACGAGGACCGACACGCGGCGATGATAGCAGAGCGATTCGGCCGCTTCGCCCCGTCAAGCGCCGCGCATCGCGTGGGCACCGCCCGGTACTCGCGGTTCGCCGTGCCGGGTGGTCCCAGCGCGAGAGGTTCAGGCAGCCATCAACACAAGTGAGCGCTGGGGCTAGTCGGCGATGTACCCGCGCCGCGCGCGGACGATGTAGTCGTGGTGGCCGCGCACGCGAAGCTGAATCTCGTGCCAGCGTCCGTCCTTGGGCCGCGTCGTCTCGTAGCCCAGGTAGTACTGGCGGCTCAACTCGTCGGCGATGCTCGCCGTGGCCGGATCCAGGTCCGAGGCGTTGCGAATCACCTCGGTCCGCCCGCCGCTGTCGTCGGTGAGCTCGCGAAGCGCGGCGATGTTGGCCTGGTCGCCGCCGCGCGTCCACGTGCCGCCCCCGCCCGTTGGCGGCTGCGACGGCGGCCACGGGCTTCGCCGTCCGGGAATCGGGAACGGGATGGGGATGGGCAGCCGCACGCGCGGCGTCGGCCCTCGCGTCCACTGCCGCTCCGCCTGATCGAGCCCGATGGCGTAGACGAGCACCTCGCTCTCTTGCACGAGCCTGAGGAGCGAGCGCGGATCGGTCGCGCTGCTCGTGTCGTTCCCGTCCGAGATGACGAGCAGGGCCTTCTTGCGGTGCGTGCCCGAGTGCGCGAGCGGCACGGCCTCGGCCACCGTGTCGTAGAGCGCCGTGCCGCCACGCGGCGTGATGCGTCCCAGGCCGCGCGCGAGCCTGTCGCGATCGGCGGTCCACGACTGCACCAGCTCGGGGTGGTCGGCGAAGCGGAACAGGAAGATCTCGTCGTCCGGGTCGAGCAGGTCGAAGAGGAACCGCTCGAGCGCGATGCGCGCCGACTGCCATGGCTCGCCCGCCATGCTGCCGCTCGTGTCGACGGCGATGCCGAGGCTCACCGGCACGCGGTCGGCGCTGAAGTGCGAGATGGTCTGCGGCTCGCCTTCCTCGGTGAGCACGAAGTCGTCGGCGTCGAGGCCGCCGACGAAACGTCCCGATCGGTCGGTGACCGTCGCGGTGACGTTCACGAGATCCACGCCGCTGCGGAACCGGAACCCGTCGCGCGACTGCTCGCGCTCCTGCCCGGCTTCGCGCGCCAGAATCCCTCCGCCCAGGACGAGCGGGGCCGCCAGTGTCAGCGCGGCCATGGCCAGACGCGGTCGCATCATCGGCCTCCCCTCCGGTCCACGTGCGGCACCAGACCTCCGTCGCCGGCCCTGAAGCTCACGCGATAGCGGCTCGCCCCGCGCGGCGCGGGGGCCGTGACCACGAACGGCGTCTCGTCGCCGGGCGCGAGGCGCGGGAAGTCGGTGAGGGCCCTCGCGCTCGCCAGGAACCCGCCCTGGCCGTCGAAGAAGAACACGACGGCGGTGAGGCGTTCGAGCGGCGCGTTCCCCTGCGGGTTGCGCACGAAGCCCGAGATGGTGACGGTGCCCTGCTCGGTGCGATCCGTCATCGAGACGAGCTCGATCGGGTGGACGGCATCACCCGTCGCGGCTGCCGCCGCGGGGTCCGCCGTGCCGTGAGCGCCGCCCGCCAGCATGGTGGCCCCGGCGATGGCCGCGATGAGGACCAGCGCGCCGAGCGCGAGCACCGGCGCGAAGTGCGAGCGACGCGGCGTCTCCGCTTCGCCCGCAAACAGTGCGGAGGTCGCG
Proteins encoded in this window:
- a CDS encoding VWA domain-containing protein — its product is MMRPRLAMAALTLAAPLVLGGGILAREAGQEREQSRDGFRFRSGVDLVNVTATVTDRSGRFVGGLDADDFVLTEEGEPQTISHFSADRVPVSLGIAVDTSGSMAGEPWQSARIALERFLFDLLDPDDEIFLFRFADHPELVQSWTADRDRLARGLGRITPRGGTALYDTVAEAVPLAHSGTHRKKALLVISDGNDTSSATDPRSLLRLVQESEVLVYAIGLDQAERQWTRGPTPRVRLPIPIPFPIPGRRSPWPPSQPPTGGGGTWTRGGDQANIAALRELTDDSGGRTEVIRNASDLDPATASIADELSRQYYLGYETTRPKDGRWHEIQLRVRGHHDYIVRARRGYIAD
- a CDS encoding ZIP family metal transporter: MSVLVVAVGLSIAGSIGGMLAAASVTLITDRARKVLVSWLISYAVGTLLGAALLKLVPEALESLAPEWVFSTLLVGIVTFFVLEKVLLWRHCHDDDDCQVHATAAWLIIIGDAVHTFVDGAIIAAATLTSVPLGISTAIAAAAHEIPQEVGDVSILLHAGYSSRRAVVLNLLSAVGGVVGAVAVVLLAGVVPRLLPYALAFAAGSFMYVAMSDLIPGLHRGDSRQNPVRQVVMLALGVATIAVL